The following is a genomic window from Chloroflexota bacterium.
CCCGGTCACGTTCAGTCTGAAATCTGCGGTAAACAGAGTTTGCGCCGTCATCTGATTGAGGGTGAGGGTGCCTGTCTTGTCTGAACAGATGGCCGAGGTTGATCCCAGCGTCTCGACGGCCGGCAGGCGTTTGACAATGGCGTTGCGTTGGGCCAACTCGGAGGTGCCAATCGAAAGCATGGTGGTGATTACGACCGGCATACCGGTGGGGATGGCAGCGATAGCCAGAGAAATGCCAACGACAAACAGCTCATCGATGGTCTCGCCTCGAGCAAGGCCGATGACCACAATGGCAACCAGGGCCAGTGCAGCGAGCCCGGCAATCATCAGGGTCAAGCGGTCGATCTGCTTGGTGAGAGGAGTCTTTTCCACCTCCGTCTTCTGAAGCATGCCGGCAATGTTGCCCACCTCGGTGTTCATGCCGGTTCCGGTCACCAGCATTTCACCGCGTCCTCTGGTGACGCTGGACTGCATGTAGGCCATGTCGATGCGGTCCCCCAACGGTACATCGTCGCCGGTGACTGGGTCTATGCTCTTGGCCACCGGTGTGCTTTCGCCGGTCAGGGCCGACTCCTCGATCTCCAGGGCAGCGGCTATACTGAGACGACCATCAGCTGGAATTCGATCTCCGGCCTCGAAGAGCACGACATCCCCGGGCACCAGTTCTTCGGCCGGAATCTCAGTGATCTGTCCCTCCCGACGTACTCTTGCATCGATCTGCAACATCTCCTTCAAGGAAGCGAGACTGGCCTCGGCCTTGGCTTCCTGGCGCATGCCCATGATGGCGTTGAAGATCGTGAGTAACACAAGGAGGGTCGCCGTGGCGATGTCCTGGATCGCCAGCAGACTGACCAGGGCCGCGCCCAGCAATACGATTTGCATGTAATCCCGGTATTGGCGCAGGAATGCTCGCCAGCGAGGTTCTGTTTCTTCCTCGGCCAACTGGTTGGGTCCGTAGGTCTGTAACCGCTCGGATGCCTCTGCCCCACTAAGGCCGATGGCTGGATCGACTCCCAGGGTTTTGGCCGTCTCATCGATGGTCAGCTCATGCCAGACCAGTGATTCGTCATGCATATGCTCGTTCCTTTCCTTTTCCCTGGTCGGACAATTCGATCATTGGATTACTGCCAACTCTCTTCCCACCCTGGCAAAGACCGCCAGGCCAGTCTCCAGGTCTTCCTGGCTATGCGCGGCGGAGATCATTACCCGGATGCGCGCCAGGCCCCGCGGCACGGTAGGAAATGTGATTGCAGTACCGAAGACCCCTTGCTCATAGAGCCGCCGGCTGAATGCCTGCGCCAACAGCTCGTCGCCCAACATGACCGGCGTGATGGGCGTTTGGGTTTTGCCTGTGTCGAAGCCCAATTTCTGCATCTCTGCCTGGAAGGCCCGGCCGTTTTCCCAGAGACGATCCACGAGTGCCGTCGATTCGGAGAGGATGTCCACTGCGGCGATACAGGCTGCCACATCGGGTACCGTCATTGCACTGGAAAAGAGGAAGGGCCGTCCACGCTGCTTCAGCCAGTTCACCAGCGTCTGTGAGCCGGCGACCACACCTCCCACGGCGCCAAAAGCCTTGCTCAGCGTACCGATGTCGACGTCGACCCGGCCATGCAGGTCGAAGTGATCGACGATGCCGCGGCCTCCCCGGCCCAAGACGCCCTCACCGTGGGCGTCGTCTACGATGGTCAGCGCCCCGAATTCCTCAGCCAGTGTCACGATCTGGTCCAGGGGAGCGATATCGCCGTCCATGCTGAATACGCCATCGGTGATGATGAACATGCGCTCGTACCGGCCGGCGTTGGCTTCCAGTACCTCGCGCAAAGAGGCCATGTCGCAATGCTTG
Proteins encoded in this region:
- a CDS encoding glycine C-acetyltransferase, with protein sequence MTTANDNLAWLDAELTNLEESGRYTHIRTLDSPQGAWLVVDGKEVLNFCSNNYLGLANHPRIIQAAREAIGAYGVGPAAVRTIAGTMTLHEDLERKLAEFKGAQAAITFQSGFSANIGTIPALIGKTDLIISDALNHASIIDGVRLTKASRAIYKHCDMASLREVLEANAGRYERMFIITDGVFSMDGDIAPLDQIVTLAEEFGALTIVDDAHGEGVLGRGGRGIVDHFDLHGRVDVDIGTLSKAFGAVGGVVAGSQTLVNWLKQRGRPFLFSSAMTVPDVAACIAAVDILSESTALVDRLWENGRAFQAEMQKLGFDTGKTQTPITPVMLGDELLAQAFSRRLYEQGVFGTAITFPTVPRGLARIRVMISAAHSQEDLETGLAVFARVGRELAVIQ